Proteins encoded together in one Stutzerimonas stutzeri window:
- a CDS encoding DUF2845 domain-containing protein: protein MHRRALPLLLCLLLGSLHAKASSTYRCNSRLVSLDATTAEVLAKCGEPASSAQLGYKEVLDEYGYRQEVAVEEWVYGPNNGMLHFLRFEGNRLRQIGSRRGG, encoded by the coding sequence ATGCATCGTCGCGCATTGCCCCTGCTGCTCTGCCTGTTGCTGGGCAGCCTGCATGCCAAGGCATCCTCTACCTATCGCTGCAACAGCCGCCTGGTGAGCCTCGATGCGACCACGGCGGAAGTGCTCGCCAAATGCGGCGAGCCAGCCAGCAGCGCACAGCTGGGCTACAAGGAAGTGCTTGACGAATACGGCTATCGACAGGAGGTGGCCGTCGAGGAATGGGTCTACGGGCCGAACAATGGGATGCTGCATTTTCTGCGCTTCGAGGGTAACCGACTGCGGCAGATCGGCAGCCGCCGGGGAGGCTAA
- a CDS encoding DUF2845 domain-containing protein, whose product MNLYYRLGAAVLLIAAASAQADTLRCGSQLVTTGDRAFEVERKCGVPQHRDLVGYSLSRNDRQEFRLEEWVYGPRNGMLSILTFEGNRLVRIETRRAN is encoded by the coding sequence ATGAACCTGTACTACCGCCTCGGTGCTGCTGTCCTGCTGATCGCTGCCGCCAGTGCCCAGGCCGACACACTGCGCTGCGGCAGCCAGTTGGTCACGACCGGCGACCGCGCGTTCGAGGTCGAACGCAAGTGCGGCGTGCCGCAACACCGCGACCTGGTCGGCTACAGCCTCAGCCGGAACGACCGGCAGGAATTCAGATTGGAAGAATGGGTCTATGGACCACGCAACGGTATGCTCAGCATCCTGACATTCGAAGGGAACCGCCTGGTTCGTATCGAAACCCGCCGCGCCAATTGA
- a CDS encoding DUF748 domain-containing protein, whose translation MPNGMKRAFTGVALVLICYSLLGFLILPGIAQRIANQQLANYATVPASLQRIEFNPFSLELTLFDLRIGAQDDRQLAFERLYLDLQWNSLWQRTLHLAAVQLVAPHAEVRFAEDGTLNLGQLFDVPETQPSADDERELFPLRIDQLQLVRGHLAFRDRRPSEPIELVYDSLGLELHNLATRTDGSADARLTATGASGGRIDWQGDLNLQPLASRGQLQVSKLPLKDFRPYVRDAAPLVLRDGSIDLSTRYHLDLSDGLALTLDSAQAAVAPLALDSPDGRKLVRLERLELSETTLDLARRQVSIGKLRSRHLETWAAREADGELDWQKLFAAGPSPSNADEQTADSEAQTAGEPWQVLLQDAQLRDYSVHLADRVPDDEVQLELGPLNLDISDFDSLANRPFSLKLDTGVGRQGALQAQGQLQLNPISGQLAVTTRDIDLRIAQAYLSPLVSLELRSGMLSSELQVDLQGTEPLAFSVRGSVDATQLHTLDTINNRDFVKWQRLQLSGLDYQHPRSLDIERIDLRQPYARFVVNPDLSTNLNDLLVKRDEPAAQDASEQQAAEPLAIRIGGINIADGSANFADFSLRPPFVTAIQSLNGDIGVLSNREQKAASVNIAGKVDQYAPVSIKGSLTPFDPLQSLDIATSFRQVELTTLTPYSGKFAGYRIRKGRLNLDLHYRIEQGRLNAENKVVLEQLQLGEKVDSPDAVDLPVRLAVALLKDSKGTISIELPVQGNLNDPEFSVMPIVWQTLRNLVVRAAQAPFKFIAGLAGGGDADLSHVAFAAASSELDGNARKTLDTLAAALVERPALRLEVEGMANAAIDGPMLAEQRLQQEFRETQYSILQRRGDKVPPDPAEIRIETSDEAPLLEGIYRSRLNQQPPAEWKELDDEQRAERMRQAVIDSWSDNAALLRRLSRERAAAIKGYLVDAGLESERVYLLDTGTTEEADNGQVATVLHLGSD comes from the coding sequence ATGCCCAATGGAATGAAGCGAGCGTTCACCGGCGTGGCGCTCGTGCTGATCTGCTACAGCCTGCTTGGCTTCCTGATCCTGCCGGGTATCGCCCAGCGCATCGCCAATCAGCAATTGGCCAACTACGCCACCGTACCGGCCAGCCTGCAGCGCATCGAATTCAATCCCTTCAGCCTCGAACTCACCCTGTTCGACCTGCGCATCGGCGCGCAGGACGATCGCCAGCTGGCCTTCGAGCGACTCTACCTCGACCTGCAGTGGAACAGCCTCTGGCAACGCACGCTGCACCTGGCCGCCGTACAGCTGGTAGCGCCGCACGCCGAGGTGCGCTTCGCCGAGGACGGCACCCTGAACCTCGGCCAGCTGTTCGATGTCCCCGAAACGCAGCCATCTGCCGACGACGAGCGCGAACTCTTCCCGCTGCGTATCGACCAGTTGCAACTGGTGCGCGGACACCTCGCCTTCCGTGATCGGCGCCCAAGTGAGCCCATCGAGCTGGTCTACGACTCGCTGGGCCTAGAGCTGCACAACCTTGCCACCCGCACGGACGGCAGCGCCGACGCCCGCCTCACCGCCACAGGTGCAAGCGGCGGACGCATCGACTGGCAAGGCGACCTCAACCTGCAACCGCTGGCCTCGCGCGGCCAGCTGCAGGTCAGCAAACTGCCGCTGAAGGACTTCAGGCCGTACGTGCGCGACGCGGCGCCACTGGTTCTTCGAGATGGCAGTATCGACCTGAGTACCCGCTACCACCTCGACCTCAGCGACGGCCTGGCCCTGACACTGGACAGCGCCCAGGCCGCCGTGGCCCCGCTGGCCCTCGACAGCCCGGACGGGCGCAAGCTGGTTCGCCTGGAGCGGCTCGAGCTGAGCGAAACCACGCTGGACCTGGCCAGGCGTCAGGTCAGCATCGGCAAGCTGCGCAGCCGCCATCTGGAAACCTGGGCCGCCCGCGAGGCCGATGGCGAGCTGGACTGGCAGAAGCTGTTCGCCGCGGGCCCGAGCCCGTCGAATGCTGACGAGCAGACCGCGGACAGCGAAGCCCAGACAGCCGGCGAACCGTGGCAGGTCTTGCTGCAGGATGCTCAGCTGCGCGATTACAGCGTGCACCTGGCCGATCGCGTGCCGGACGACGAGGTCCAGCTCGAACTCGGCCCGCTGAACCTCGACATCAGCGATTTCGACAGCCTCGCAAATCGCCCCTTTTCGCTGAAGCTGGACACCGGGGTCGGCAGGCAGGGGGCGCTCCAGGCCCAGGGGCAGCTGCAACTCAACCCGATCAGCGGTCAGCTGGCGGTGACTACCCGCGATATCGACCTGCGCATCGCCCAGGCCTACCTGAGCCCGCTGGTGAGCCTGGAGCTGCGCAGCGGCATGCTCAGCAGCGAACTACAGGTCGACCTGCAGGGTACCGAGCCGTTGGCCTTCAGCGTACGCGGCAGCGTCGATGCGACCCAGCTGCATACGCTCGACACCATCAACAACCGCGACTTCGTGAAGTGGCAGCGACTGCAGCTCAGCGGCCTGGATTACCAGCATCCGCGCAGCCTGGACATCGAGCGGATCGATCTGCGCCAGCCGTACGCGCGCTTCGTCGTCAACCCGGATCTGAGTACCAACCTCAACGACCTGCTGGTCAAGCGTGACGAACCGGCTGCCCAGGACGCATCCGAGCAGCAGGCCGCGGAACCGCTGGCCATCCGCATCGGCGGGATCAACATCGCCGACGGTTCGGCCAACTTCGCCGACTTCAGCCTGCGCCCGCCGTTCGTTACCGCCATCCAGTCACTCAATGGTGACATCGGCGTCCTGAGCAATCGCGAGCAAAAAGCCGCCTCGGTGAACATCGCCGGCAAGGTGGACCAGTACGCGCCGGTGAGCATCAAGGGCAGTCTGACGCCATTCGATCCGCTGCAGAGCCTGGACATCGCCACCAGCTTCCGCCAGGTCGAGCTGACCACGCTCACGCCGTATTCCGGCAAGTTCGCCGGCTACCGCATCCGCAAGGGCCGCCTCAATCTGGATCTGCATTACCGGATCGAGCAGGGACGGCTGAACGCCGAGAACAAGGTGGTGCTGGAGCAGCTGCAGCTCGGCGAAAAGGTCGACAGTCCCGATGCCGTGGACCTGCCCGTGCGCCTGGCGGTGGCCTTGCTCAAGGACAGCAAGGGCACCATTTCCATCGAGCTGCCGGTTCAGGGCAACCTGAACGATCCCGAGTTCAGCGTCATGCCGATCGTCTGGCAGACGCTGCGCAACCTGGTGGTGCGGGCGGCCCAGGCGCCGTTCAAGTTCATCGCCGGCCTGGCCGGGGGTGGCGATGCCGACCTCAGCCACGTCGCCTTTGCAGCCGCCAGCAGCGAGCTGGACGGCAACGCGCGCAAGACACTGGATACGCTGGCCGCGGCACTGGTGGAGCGCCCGGCCCTGCGGCTTGAGGTTGAAGGCATGGCTAACGCCGCCATCGATGGCCCGATGCTGGCCGAGCAGCGGTTGCAGCAAGAGTTTCGGGAAACCCAGTACAGCATCCTGCAGCGTCGTGGCGACAAGGTTCCGCCAGACCCGGCGGAGATTCGCATCGAAACGAGCGATGAAGCGCCGTTGCTGGAAGGCATCTATCGCAGCCGGCTCAATCAGCAGCCGCCAGCCGAGTGGAAGGAGCTGGACGATGAACAACGCGCCGAGCGGATGCGCCAGGCGGTAATCGACTCCTGGTCTGACAATGCCGCCCTGCTACGCCGTCTGAGCCGCGAGCGGGCCGCCGCGATCAAGGGCTACCTGGTCGACGCGGGCCTGGAGTCCGAGCGCGTGTACCTGCTGGACACCGGAACGACTGAAGAGGCGGATAATGGCCAGGTAGCGACCGTACTGCATCTGGGGAGCGACTGA
- a CDS encoding oxygenase MpaB family protein → MEFIRRPIEARVLSLTGLAIGGVDYENPPGDPGLFGPDSICWRVHGDFTSMMVGGISALLLQALHPLALAGVWDHSNFREDLLGRLRRTGQFISATTFGSHADAERLIERVRRIHLSVTGTAPDGRAYAAYDPELLTWVHVAEVSSFLKSHLRYRDPDLSTADQDRYYAEVALIAERLGAEGVPRSRAEVETYLERLRPQLQIDARALEILQILRTAPAPSPLLRPFGTLMLHAGIELLPEWASAMFGPPLSDTRRQLIRSGVRRTAPVLRWAVRSASVHRARRRMGLPPR, encoded by the coding sequence ATGGAATTCATCCGTCGCCCTATCGAAGCACGCGTGCTCAGCCTCACCGGCCTGGCCATCGGCGGGGTGGACTACGAGAACCCGCCGGGCGACCCCGGGCTCTTCGGTCCCGATTCGATCTGCTGGCGCGTGCATGGTGATTTCACCTCGATGATGGTTGGCGGAATCTCCGCGTTGCTGCTGCAGGCCCTGCACCCGCTGGCCCTGGCCGGGGTATGGGATCATTCGAACTTCCGCGAGGACCTGCTCGGCCGACTGCGGCGCACCGGGCAGTTCATTTCCGCCACCACCTTCGGCAGCCATGCAGATGCCGAGCGCCTGATCGAACGGGTACGGCGCATCCACCTGAGCGTGACCGGCACGGCGCCGGATGGCCGAGCCTATGCCGCTTACGACCCCGAGCTGCTGACCTGGGTGCACGTCGCCGAGGTCAGCAGTTTCCTCAAGTCGCACCTGCGTTACCGCGACCCTGACCTCAGCACAGCCGACCAGGATCGTTACTACGCCGAAGTCGCGCTGATCGCCGAGCGCCTCGGCGCAGAAGGCGTGCCACGTTCGCGCGCCGAGGTCGAGACGTACCTCGAACGCCTCCGTCCGCAGCTGCAGATCGACGCGCGCGCACTGGAGATTCTGCAGATACTGCGCACCGCTCCGGCGCCGAGCCCACTGCTGCGGCCGTTCGGCACGCTGATGCTACATGCCGGTATCGAACTGCTGCCGGAATGGGCCTCAGCGATGTTCGGCCCACCGCTGAGCGACACCCGTCGCCAGCTGATTCGCAGCGGGGTACGCCGTACGGCGCCGGTGCTGCGCTGGGCGGTGCGCAGTGCCTCGGTGCACCGCGCGCGCCGCCGCATGGGCCTGCCACCACGCTAG
- a CDS encoding class I SAM-dependent rRNA methyltransferase translates to MPSPDQALRAAFDRRRPLLDQLHQQGTDCYRLFHGSQEGAAGLTVDRYGPQLMVQSFHQTLAADALLRIHELAMDSLELPLQLVYNDRSQGNSRIDRSHAAYQPDAAALADQVGHEWGLAYRVRGRHDGQDPLLFLDLRNARGWVKQHSAGKSVLNLFSYTCGVGLCATAGGARDVWNLDFAERNLAVGRENAALNPGLAPMRFVRSDYFPAIRQLAGLPVASRRGRALPDYPRLEQRQFDLVLLDPPAWARSAFGTVDLLRDYQSLLKPALLTTAEGGVLICCNNLAKVPMDEWRTQVLRCADKAGRPVREWQVLAPAADFPSHDGLPPLKTLILRL, encoded by the coding sequence ATGCCCTCTCCAGACCAGGCGCTGCGCGCCGCCTTCGATCGCCGGCGCCCACTGCTCGACCAGCTGCACCAGCAGGGCACCGATTGCTACCGCCTGTTCCATGGCAGCCAGGAAGGTGCTGCCGGCCTGACGGTGGATCGCTACGGGCCGCAGCTGATGGTGCAGAGCTTTCACCAGACGCTTGCAGCAGATGCGTTGCTGCGCATCCATGAGCTGGCCATGGACTCGCTCGAACTGCCGCTGCAGCTCGTCTACAACGACCGCTCGCAGGGCAACTCGCGCATCGACCGCAGCCACGCGGCGTACCAGCCGGACGCCGCCGCGCTGGCCGATCAGGTCGGTCATGAATGGGGGCTCGCCTACCGCGTACGCGGGCGCCACGACGGCCAGGACCCGCTGCTGTTCCTCGACCTGCGCAACGCTCGCGGCTGGGTCAAGCAACACAGTGCCGGCAAGTCGGTGCTCAACCTGTTTTCCTATACCTGCGGCGTCGGGCTCTGCGCTACGGCGGGTGGCGCCCGGGATGTCTGGAACCTCGACTTCGCCGAGCGCAACCTCGCCGTGGGCAGGGAGAATGCAGCGCTGAACCCGGGGCTGGCACCGATGCGCTTCGTCCGCTCCGACTATTTCCCGGCGATCCGCCAACTCGCCGGACTGCCGGTGGCTTCCAGGCGCGGCCGCGCCCTGCCCGACTACCCTCGCCTCGAGCAGCGCCAGTTCGATCTGGTACTGCTCGACCCTCCGGCCTGGGCACGCAGCGCCTTCGGCACGGTGGACCTGCTGCGCGACTACCAGAGCCTGCTGAAACCGGCATTGCTGACCACCGCCGAAGGCGGCGTGCTGATCTGTTGCAACAACTTGGCGAAGGTGCCGATGGACGAATGGCGGACGCAGGTGCTGCGTTGCGCCGACAAGGCGGGCCGGCCGGTACGTGAATGGCAAGTGCTGGCACCGGCGGCGGACTTCCCTTCCCACGACGGGCTGCCCCCACTCAAGACCCTGATTCTGCGGCTTTGA
- the pgi gene encoding glucose-6-phosphate isomerase, whose product MSYYQHPLDVTGLPSWKALEEHRLAMQHFSMREAFKADPTRFDDLSVSCSGLFLDYSKNLITPQTRTLLVNLAREAGVEQAARAMFEGERINASENRPVLHTALRRPMGDSVMVDGKNIMRDVHTALAQMTDIVTRIHNNLWRGFSDKTITDVVNIGIGGSFLGPQLVSEALLPFTQHGVRTHYLANIDGSEFREVTAKLNVETTLFIISSKTFGTLETLKNAQAARNWYLGKGGTEEKLYRHFIAVTSNKQAAVDFGIREKNIFPMWDWVGGRYSLWSAIGLPIALAIGMSNFKDLLSGAYSMDQHFLSEPFESNMPVLLAMLGIWYHNFWGAQSYAFLPYDHYLRNFVKHLQQMDMESNGKSVRQDGTPVSCSTGPVIWGGVGANGQHAYHQLLHQGTPLIPADFIVPVVSHNPVADHHEWLYANCLSQSQALMLGKTREEAEAELRAKGLSEAEVQRLAPHKVIPGNRPSNTLVMETISPGRLGALIALYEHKVFVQGVIWGINSFDQWGVELGKELGKAVYNQMTRFDAAPAEDASTQGLIDFFRGRHRG is encoded by the coding sequence ATGAGCTACTACCAGCATCCGCTCGATGTCACCGGCCTGCCGTCCTGGAAGGCCCTGGAAGAACACCGCCTGGCCATGCAGCACTTCAGCATGCGCGAGGCCTTCAAGGCCGACCCGACGCGCTTCGATGACCTGTCGGTTTCCTGCAGCGGCCTGTTCCTCGACTATTCGAAGAACCTCATCACCCCGCAGACCCGCACCCTGCTGGTCAATCTGGCCCGCGAGGCCGGCGTCGAGCAGGCCGCCCGTGCCATGTTCGAGGGCGAACGGATCAATGCGTCGGAGAATCGCCCGGTGCTGCACACGGCCCTGCGCCGTCCCATGGGCGACTCGGTGATGGTCGACGGCAAGAACATCATGCGCGACGTGCACACCGCCCTGGCGCAGATGACCGACATCGTCACCCGCATCCACAACAACCTGTGGCGCGGCTTCAGCGACAAGACCATCACCGACGTCGTGAACATCGGCATCGGTGGCTCGTTCCTCGGCCCACAGCTGGTCTCCGAGGCGCTGCTGCCGTTCACCCAGCACGGCGTGCGGACGCACTACCTGGCCAACATCGACGGCAGCGAATTCCGCGAGGTGACCGCCAAGCTGAATGTCGAGACCACGCTGTTCATTATCTCCAGCAAGACCTTCGGCACCCTCGAGACGCTGAAGAATGCCCAGGCGGCCCGCAACTGGTATCTGGGCAAGGGCGGCACCGAGGAAAAGCTCTACCGCCACTTCATCGCCGTGACCAGCAACAAGCAGGCGGCTGTCGACTTCGGCATTCGCGAGAAGAACATCTTCCCCATGTGGGACTGGGTCGGCGGGCGCTACTCGCTGTGGTCGGCGATCGGCCTGCCCATCGCCCTGGCCATCGGCATGTCCAACTTCAAGGACCTGCTCTCCGGCGCCTACAGCATGGACCAGCATTTCCTCAGCGAGCCGTTCGAAAGCAACATGCCGGTGCTGCTGGCGATGCTCGGCATCTGGTACCACAACTTCTGGGGCGCGCAGAGCTACGCCTTCCTGCCCTACGACCACTACCTGCGCAACTTCGTCAAGCACCTGCAGCAGATGGACATGGAATCCAACGGCAAGAGCGTGCGCCAGGATGGCACGCCAGTGTCCTGCAGCACCGGGCCGGTGATCTGGGGCGGTGTCGGTGCCAACGGCCAGCACGCCTACCACCAGCTGTTGCACCAGGGCACGCCGCTGATTCCAGCCGACTTCATCGTGCCCGTTGTCAGTCACAACCCGGTAGCCGATCACCACGAATGGCTCTATGCCAACTGCCTGTCGCAGAGCCAGGCGCTGATGCTCGGCAAGACCCGCGAAGAAGCCGAAGCCGAACTGCGTGCCAAGGGCCTGAGCGAGGCCGAAGTCCAGCGCCTGGCGCCGCACAAGGTGATTCCGGGCAACCGACCGAGCAACACCCTGGTGATGGAAACCATCAGCCCCGGCCGTCTCGGCGCACTCATCGCGCTGTACGAGCACAAGGTCTTCGTCCAGGGCGTGATCTGGGGCATCAACTCCTTCGACCAGTGGGGTGTCGAGCTGGGCAAGGAGCTGGGCAAGGCCGTTTACAACCAGATGACCCGCTTCGATGCGGCGCCGGCAGAAGACGCCTCGACTCAGGGCCTGATCGACTTCTTCCGCGGCCGTCATCGCGGTTGA
- a CDS encoding BON domain-containing protein gives MKTTQTLTAAAIAAALSLPFAGAALADTPAIDKTDTVMLAANTMDDAGDAASDTWITTKVKSTLLAEDATPGMDIEVETKDGVVSLTGTVATEAEKEAAIAKAKGIKGVRDVAADGLKTAE, from the coding sequence ATGAAGACTACTCAGACCCTTACCGCCGCCGCCATTGCCGCCGCTCTCAGCCTGCCTTTCGCAGGTGCTGCGCTGGCCGACACGCCTGCAATCGACAAGACCGACACCGTCATGCTCGCTGCCAATACCATGGACGACGCAGGGGACGCTGCCTCCGATACCTGGATCACCACCAAGGTGAAGTCCACGCTGCTGGCTGAAGACGCCACCCCCGGCATGGATATCGAAGTAGAGACCAAGGATGGCGTGGTTTCGCTGACCGGGACCGTAGCCACCGAAGCCGAAAAAGAAGCCGCCATTGCCAAAGCCAAGGGCATCAAAGGCGTCCGTGATGTCGCTGCAGACGGTCTGAAGACCGCCGAGTGA